Genomic segment of Aquarana catesbeiana isolate 2022-GZ linkage group LG09, ASM4218655v1, whole genome shotgun sequence:
gaggagggaggagacggtcAGCGGAAGCTGCTGAGatgtagaggaggaggagatgccagCCCATCGCGGTGCTGCCCGTCcggaacctagatggggtaagtgctggaagAGACCCAACCGAGCTGGAGACCCACCGACCGGaggtgggggggtttgtttgccgcccccccgcccaaaaaaaccccaccagccgcTACTGTACTCTATACCTGTAATGGCAGAGACTTGTGGTAGTGTGGAGGCCAATCAGGGACTGGCACTAACtggcactggctgggagggacactaactgactaactgaccctatgggggggggggttatttaccaaaactgcatggtgcaaaatctggtgcagctctgcttagagaccaatcagcttccaggttttattgtcaaagcttcattgaacaagctgaagttagaagctgattggccgccaCGCACAGCTTCACCAGATATAGTATATCGACCCCATTttgacatcgctagtgacacttagccccccgttcacaccagtgcgacttgtcatgcgattttaccgatccaaatcgcatgacaagtcgcacccctaCTGTCAGCAacaggggaaaaaaacaaggttcCCGCACTATCTTTTGCGATTTCACgcgcgacttgcatagacatctcggcatgaagtcgcacaggtgtcagccaagtcgcacctggAGTCGCACTGAACTGAATCGTGCGGCTTCAAGTGACgttgcgcgatttcaaagccggATTCGGTGTgaacggggggggagggggctaatgcagtgatcagtgataatactgtgcactgtcactgtactaatgaccctggatGAGTGAGAGGAGGGCAATCGAAGGGTTAGCTGTGTGCTGGCATTTCTTCCTGATTTTGGCGCTGAGCGGTAAGTGAgatcagggagaaaaaaaaaaacaaaaacagccagatccgtgctgtgattggccaaaaatcATTGGCTGCGAGCCTGCTGACGAACACATGCTGGGTCCAACCACAGCACGggaagcaaggggggggggggcgtgcctgGAAGCCTGACGCAATATACAAGTGAATGACGGTGCCCAGAGGAGCCGCCGGCCAAGCTGGTTGATGACCTGCCAAGCTCACCCTCATGGATGGGGGAGGGGCCATTCACGGGTTGCTCAAAACACTCAGTAGAGAGACTTCTAATGTGATAAAGTGTGGGAAAATCTTAGAAGTAATAAAGTAAAAAATGGCGACTACATTATTTTGCAAGACTTTAAAATAACGAATCAGCAGATCGGCAAAGTTTCATTCCGATTGTCCGCAAAGCGATCGTATTTCAGTTTTAACATTTTATTGCACATTTTACTGATCGGAAATGCATTGGAAAATCTTAAGAACCCCTCCACAAAATGTATCACGGTCTGGCGCTTTATCTCACTCTTGCATTCTTCATAGTGGTCCTTCTGCAAAAGACAAAAATGTAACATTTACGGAGaataatggggggggaggggggtatctgaATATTTACTGAAACAAGGTACAATTGCTATTTGACTTCATCAACAATATACAGTTCAGCTCTCGCATCTGTACGCCCCCTACTGACAAGATCAGGGGTCTCCCAACTTTCTAAAAAAAGGGccagtcccatcattggtgtcagtgggaggaatagtgccccatcattggtgtcagtgggaggaatagagccccatcattgttatcagtgggaggaatagtgccccatcattggtgtcagtgggaggaatagtgtccccatcattggtgtcagtgggaggaatagtgtcccatcattggtatcagtgggaggaatagtgtccccatcattggtgtcagtgggaggaatagtgtcccatcattggtgtcagtgggaggaatagtgtccccatcattggtgtcagtgggaggaatagtgtcccatcattggtatcagtgggaggaatagttccccatcattggtatcagtgggaggaatagtgtcccatcataggtgtcagtgggaggaatagtgccgctttacaatataaaaaggggggCAGGACATGTGATACCTGACAAAGAGGTTCTGAGTGGCCTTGAAAAGTTGGATTTGCACTCACCGGGGTCTATTTCCAAAAATGTTTCAGCATCCCCCTCAGCCATTGTAAACAAATACCTGTAAtgtgtctaatacagtgtgtgtatttcctatgatcgtcagctccatctagtggccacaattcAGTACTTTTCAGAATTGTCTTCAGCAAGAAAATatagcattatgaccactagatggtgttAGGTGCCCCCTTGGGCGTGCATCAGGTGCACACTGTGATCGCTGCATCCTGttttcagacacagctgatcacggatcgtggtaaagggccaatcacaagctgatcacaatgtaaacagagttgccagttaccggctctccttTGTTCACACactgttattctattctattcctttattttttattctattttatatttttctcttttttattttctattctgtccccctttttttgttctattgttttctattcttttattttgttttctgttctgttttactctattatattatattcttttattttctagtatattctattatattcttttctattcttttattttctattctgttctggtttactctgttatattctattcttttattttctatcatattcattttattcttttctattttattttgttctgttttgctcttcttttattttctattctgtgcctttttttctattctattgttttctattcttttattttctattctgttctgttttactctattatattcttttcttttctattctattcttctctattctatttttttctattattttattttgtattttcttctgttttactctattatattatactcttttattttctattatattatattcttttcttttctattcactttttttctattctttgattttgtattctgttctgttatactctattatattctattcttgtatttcctattctattcttctgtattctatttttttcctattcttttattttgtattctcttctgttttactccattatattctatccttttattttctattatattctttttattctatttttttttattcttttattttatttttttctattcttttattttgtattctcttccgctttactctattatattatactCTTTTATTCTCTATTAAATTATAattttctattctcttttttttctattctttgattttgtattctgttctgttttactctattatattctattcttttattttctattatatttttctcTGTTCTATTTTTCCCTAttcttttattctgttctgttttactctattatattctattcttctttaattttctattatattctaatatatttttttctattctatttttttcctattcttttattttgtattctcttctgttttactctattatattctattcttttgtttcctattatatttttctctattctatctttttttctattctttcattttgtattctattctgttttcCTCTATTGTATTATAgtcttttgttttttctattctctcttttttttctattctttgatTTTGTATTCTGTTCAGTTTTACTCTACAAtatcctattcttttattttctattatattctttcctattctatccctttattttctattctattttagtctCTTCGGAAATTTGAATtcgattcaaaaactatttgaattcgattagaaaacaatttgaatttgaattctgtCCGAAATTTggatttgttatttcggatttgcTTAAATTtcttactattgtaatttggaagtTCGGATACATCCGGATTTCGTAATAACAAAAATtgtgtccgaatttcaatttggaacgaaacgCGCCGCACACGTCTAGTGGCAAATCCAATTCTTAGACGTTCACAAAGTGAATATGCGCGGCTTACCTTCAGGTTCGGACAATCGTTCTCCAATTGTTTCACACATTTATGTATGCTCTTGCTGATGTTGCCTATAATTTGGTTATGTTGAAAATGATGCGAGATCTTTTGTGTTCCATTTTCAAATATATCCATAAATGATCCTTCACACTTTTCATTGTTTTCCTGAAGAAAAAACAATTGGAAACAATGTAAATGATCAGATGTATTGATAAACTGCCAACAAATAACATTTCATTCCCGGCTTCTTCTTTGTTGCCACCTGCCAAATGGTGCCGgggcaaggtcatctagagcccagggcgagcaTGCCAAATTGGTGCGCCCCCCCcaacatgtatgagcattatggatcagcaatagggatgagccgaacaccccctggttcggttcgcaccagaacctgcgaacggaccgaaagttcgcacgaacgttagaaccccattgacgtctatgggactcgaacgttcgaaatcaaaagtgctcattttaaaggctaatttgcatggtattgtcctaaaaagggtttggggacccgggtcctgccccaggggacagggatcaatgcaaaaaaaagttttaaaaacggccgttttttcgggagcagtgattttaatgatgcttaaagtaaaaaaaaaagtgaaatattcctttaaatatcgtacctggggtgtgtctatagtatgcctgtaaagtgacgcgtgtttcccgtgtttagaacagtccctgcaccaaatgtcatttttaaaggaaaaaatctcatttaaaactgcttgcgggtttaatgtaatgtcgggtcctggcaatatggatgaaaatcagtgagacaaacggcatgggtaccccccagtccattaccaggccctttgggtcttgtatggatattaaggggaaccccgcacccaaattaaaataaggaaaggtgtggggcccccaggccctatatactctgaacagcagtatacaggcggtgcaaacaagacagggactgtaggtttgttgttaagtagaatctgtttgtaattttgaacgggtacatttttaacgtgtttagctccagacaaaaaatcttttttaagctttttggaaaacatagggaagggttatcacccctgtgacatttgttttgctgtctttcctcctctttagaagatttcacctcactttttgtcccaatgacaaatgttttttgagaatttggggttttttgtggaacaaggattggaaagcatcagtggaaaggagaaatgtttttcccatattaactcttacaggagagaatttcccttcctaggggtagatttcatctcacttcctgttgtctccttccgtttgcaagtaggagtcgtttgtaaattagatgtttgaaagtaggggcctgccctatatactcagcagaaatttgggccttaggtgttgttgtggccacaacactgtaagccctcacagggccctgctgtgaaatattagatcaagaattgtaattacatgcccctgttgaacaggggcagaaaaactgggcctttggtggtggtggtggtggtgctggtgccacaacactgtaagtcctcactcgctcttggtgggtgcagaaatgggccctgctgtgaaatagtagatcaagaattgtaattacatttccctgttgaacaggggcagaaaaattgggcctttggtggtggtggtggtggtggtgctggtgccacaacactgcaacccctcacagacactctagttggaacgcaggaacgagccctgctgcaaagtattgcatcaaaaattgtaattacacgcccctgttaaacaggggcagaaaaattgggccttaggcactggtgctggtgccacaaaactgcaacccctcacagacactctagttggaacgcaggaacgagccctgctgcaaagtattgcatcaagaattgtaattacatgcccctgttagacaggggcagaaaaattgggccttaggcactggtgctggtgccacaacactgcaacccctcacagacactctagttggaacgcaggaacgagccctgctgcaaagtattgcatcaaaaattgtaattacatgcccctgttaaacaggggcagaaaaattgggccttaggcactggtgctggtgccacaacattgcaacccctcacagacactctagttggaacgcaggaacgagccctgctgcaaagtattgcattaaaaattgtaattacacgccccaggggcagaaaaattgggccttaggcactggtggtggcgcccagaaccaaaaatgttcttacaagctatcagcgtgatgattgaggaggaagaggataattactcagggatagtcactcagcatcagcataggcagtctttgaagggatctgagatttcaaaaaaaattattcggttacatcagcatcaggtgcttggtagctggtggtgatccaagactgattcatttttatgaaggtcagtcgatcgaccgagtcggtggacagacgcaccctgtgatcggttaccacgcctccagcagcactgaatgtgcgttccgaaagaacgctggatgcaggacaggccagtagctcaattgcatactgtgcaagctctggccagtgatccatcctcaagacccagtaacccagaggattttaggtgggaaaggtgtccaagtctgatcttgcccctaggtattcctgcaccatgtaaaacagacgctggcgatggttgctggaaccgatcataccttggggctgcggaccaaaaaattgtctgaacgcatcggtcagatggccaccttctccaccgctccttctttgactgaccgaagcctcagcaacacgttgtccagaaacaggagtttgtaacctcccagtctctgggaacgcattgcacagacctttctgcaaggcctcccgaagatgtttcatcctctgctccctctgcgatggcaagataaggtccgcaaccttacccttgtaacgtggatcaaggagggttgccagccagtattggtccttctccttgataccacgaatacgaggatccttacgcaggctttgcaagatcagggaggccatgcagcgtaggtttgctgaggcattcggtccggagtcctctgggtcactaaggacgacatggtccgcagccacctcctcccagccacgtacaagtccatgtgtttcttgggactgatcccttaaagactgctgctgatgctgagtgccaggctccacctccatactgacacaatcttcctcctcctcctcctcctcctcttcctgtgtgatcggcgggcacgcaggaacactgtctggataaagggggccttgagagctaaggaagtcctcctcttcctgcctctgttctgcctcaagtgccctgtccattattccacgcagcgtgtgctccaacaggtggacaagggggacagtgtcactgatgcatgcactgtcactgctcaccatcctcatggccacctcaaatggtgacaggacagtgcatgtatccctaaacatggcccactggcgtggggaaaaaaaaaaccaagctcccctgaccctgtccttgtgccatagtcgcacaggtactcattgatggccctctgctgcatgtgcagccgctgcagcatggccaacgttgagttccacctggtgggcatgtcacagattaggcggttcttgggcaggttaaactccttttggaggtccgtcagccgagcactggcattatatgaccggcggaaatgcacacagactttcctggcctgcctcaggacatcctgtaagcccgggtacctgcccaagaaccgctgcaccaccaagttaaggacgtgagccaaacagggcacatgggtcatttgtccctgtcggagggcagagaggaggttggtgccattgtcgcaaaccaccattcctgccttaagttggcgtggcgtcaaccacctctgaacctgcccctgcagagctgacagaacctctgccccagtgtggctcctgtccccaaagcacaccagctcaagcaccgcatggcatctttttggcctgcgtacttgcgtagccccttgaacggctacggagcaccgctggttccgaggacaaagcacaggaagaggccatggaggaagaagaagaggagggggtggaggagagaggtgtgtcacaatcattagcattttggaggcgtggtggcggaacaacctccaacactactgcaccttgtcctgcatccttcccagctgccagcagagtcacccaatgcgccatgaaacttaggtaacgtccctgtccatgcctgctggaccatgagtcagcggtaatatgcaccttaccgctgaccgccctgtccagcgaggcatggacattgccttccacatgccggtagagagccggaatcgccttccgtgagaaaaagtggcgtttgggtacctgccactgaggaaccgcacattccacaaactcacggaagggggcagagtctaccaactgaaaaggcagcagttgaagtgctagcaattttgccaagctagcattcaaccgctgggcatgtggatggctgggagcaaacttctttcggcggtgcagcagctggggcagggaaatttgcctggtacaatctgacgtcggtgtaccaaaagcagattgcccacaagtacttggctgtgacacacctaattctacaccttcattcctctctgtgcaggtctcagagaggactgaaggtatagtggggttggaaatctcagctgatgaggagcaaggagaggtcctctttgttctttggtgtgggtcttttagatacgcttgccaacgaactgcatggcaggtcaacatatgtctggtcaagcatgtggtatccaagtgggagatgttttggtcacgcgagatacgcttgagacatatgttgcaaatagcagcggtgcgatctgatgcactcgtctcaaaaaaggcccacaccaaagaactttttaaataacgcacagagactgcagcgccctgcacatgtggagctttggggtgtgatgcagtcaatgtactgcccttaggctggcccctggagggcatcctgcctcgttggtgatgtgccgcctcctcctcctcctcctctctcctatcaggcacccacgttgagtcagtgacctcattatcccctccctcctcatcactggagcaaacctggcagtatgctgcagcagggggagaatgactgccagattgctgtccttcttgggcaccccctctgtccgtgctcatgttactgccttcatcgagctcagtatcatcatcagagccttccaaacgctgggcatcctcctggagcatgtacccaacactgtggtcaaacagttagagggactcctcaggaggacatggtggggctagggaaagaagtcactgatgacattgagccgagggaagaggccgctgctttgccagacaaagtaccctgggcatgggtgagagaggatgaggaggatgaggacggcttggtcatccactcgaccaagtcttccgcatgttgcggctcaacaaggccagctgctgaaaaaaaggccaagcgtgtcccatggccacgtgctgatgaggatgcaccatctccacgacgagcactagacacagagcctgcttgccctctcttattggcttgtgactgtctgcctctccttcttggcctttcagacatactaatggcctgtagctgcattaagctgggatatatatatatatatatactgatactgcagctagcaaaatcaactgcctgcctgtagtatgagaacaccaccaaccttctacaggtagctttagctgaacactgtgcagagctcgcaaaaaactaacttgtagctttttttagctgcctgcggtagtgataggatcaggaaaacaccaccaaccttctacaggtagctttaggtgaacactgtgcagagttcgcaaaaaaataacttgtaggtttagctgaacactgtgaggaggatgcactgcactaacttgtagctttagatgaacactgtgcagaggtcttactacaccaacttgtaggtttagctgaacactgtgagcaggacgcacagcactaagttgtatttttagctgaacactgtgagcaggacgcactgcactaacttgtatttttagctgaacactgtgagcaggacgcacagcactaacttgtatttttagctgaacactgtgagcaggacgcactgcactaacttgtatttttagctgaacactgtgagcaggacgcactacactaactgtaaatagtctagctgcctgactgtggtactaataggatcaaaagaacaccagtaattttcttcaggtagctgtatatactgtaacaagacaagcctgcctgtcagtaggaagataacaggaacggatctagctaaactgaatacagtgtatatatatatatatatacacaacacctgggatgcatatatatacacaatacactgtaagtgcagctaactgactgactgttctgcctaatctatctaactcaaatcaaatgacactgtctctctctctctctctatctctcagcacaccggaacacactacacagggccgccgtgcaggcggccttatatagtgtggggcgtgtactaaatcccctgagccataattggccaaagcctccttggctttggccaattacggctctctgttcagacggcgctgtgattggccaagcatgcgggtcatagtgcatgcttggccaatcatcagccagcaatgcactgcgatgccgcagtgaattatgggccgtgacgagccacacgaatttggcgcgaacggcccatatcgttcacaattcggcgaacgggcaaacagatgatgttcgagtcgaacatgggttcgactcgaacacgaagctcatccctagtcagcaataatcccccccccacaaaaaaaatcgagcactaatctgcatgcttacccactAAGCATTTACTCACTCCATTCACTCCATTTACTACTTACTGACactcagcaggataacatgccggcctgcaggggggggggggcgcgcatcacggcgatcgtgaGTGCGGCGTgttagtctgacaccccgcatctccgatcgtgataagaagcctctgtcagaggcttcttaccacgtgatcagctgtgaccaatcacagctgatcacaacatgaaccaggaagtgccggtaaacggcattcctcggtttgcgctgacagggagagccgatcggaggcgatcggcagctctccacgtcagaggggggggtctgtgctgataatcagcacattgattatcaccacagccccctcaaatgtacaaaaaacactaccaatcagtgcccagcattctcCCAATAAAAAACCCTccaagtgcccaccatagtgctAATCagagcccaccatagtgccaatcagagcACACCAgaaagccaatcagtgcccaccacagtgccaatcagtgcccagcagtaacaccattcagtaacacatcagtacctcatcattagtgctgctcatccgtgccacctgtcagtgccacctgtcaatgtcaatcagtgccaatcagcgccgcctgtcagtgcccatcacacccgcctgtcagtgcccatcagtgctgcatatcagtgccacctattggtgcccataagtgctacatatcagtgccgcctatcagtgcccatcaattttacatatcagtgcctcctcatcagtgccaccttatcagtgccaacttatcagtgcccatcaattctatatatcagtgcctcctcatcagtgcccatcggtaccaccttatcagtgccaactcatcagtgcccatcaattctacatatcagtgcctcctcatcagtgcccatcagtgccaccttatcagtgccaactcatcagtgcccatcagggctgcctcatcagtgcccatcagtgccgcctcattagtgcccgtcagtgaaggagaaaacaaaattttacgacaaaaactaagaaaaactttttttttcaaaaattttggtcttttttagtttgtttatcaaaaaaaaaaccccagaggtgatgaaataccaccaaaaaatagctctatatgtgggaagaaaatgataaattttgtttgggtacagcgctgtatgaccgcgtaattgtcattcaaagtgccactgcgctgaaagctgaaaattttactgggcaggaaggggcgtaagTGCCCGGTAAGAAACTCCCCACAacttttttagttctaacttttcttttggcaaactcatcgataatatcttcgtaggacaaagtatttaaaagttctgactcaatggcaagtaaagctgaactgttcagtctttcttgacccaaagatgatcgtaaatagttctttactCGTTTCAGACATGAAAAAGATTGTTCTGCTGAACAGTTAGCAACCagagttatagcaaaaagtaaaaaataatgtttttttttttttttttcaaatttgtcgctctatttttgtttatagcgcaaaaaataaaaaccgcagaggtgatcaaataccacca
This window contains:
- the LOC141107397 gene encoding uncharacterized protein, which translates into the protein MFFLVTVIFSITSGKKNISYCCQIYINIVASSLSFLFHVNSKMEQRAKLAAVCLGICFIFVAFPCISSTRVYNPEYFIERITALLTKLAEEPSIKKSSYFRVEGPTTADWENNEKCEGSFMDIFENGTQKISHHFQHNQIIGNISKSIHKCVKQLENDCPNLKKDHYEECKSEIKRQTVIHFVEGFLRFSNAFPISKMCNKMLKLKYDRFADNRNETLPIC